The following nucleotide sequence is from Salvia splendens isolate huo1 chromosome 2, SspV2, whole genome shotgun sequence.
ATCTGCACGACGGCGGCCACGACCCCGGCCCCCCCAGCCTCCGCCGCTCCACCTCCGCTGCGTTcgataaatttaaataaattagctccacttttttacaaaaatcattTGCTGAAAAATAGTATACATATAAATTTAGTTACTTAATTGACGAGGAGGGGTGAAGCCGAGAGCTGAGGCGGAGGAGAGAAGGGCGAAAAGAGCAAGGGTGGCGAAGTAGAGGGCTagctggcggcggcggcggcggcggcggagcactGCCATCGCCGGAGTTTGTGGCGGTGGTGTAGCGGGTTTGAGTGAAGAGGAAGAATTATTGGGAGTGAGAGTGGGAataatattagtactataataaggggaaaaaaaagaaatgtattATTGGTGAAATGAAATGAGAGAGCGTTGCGTGCGAGTAAGTCCAAGTCAAACAGACATTTTACTACATTCATTGGAGTAACATGactgtgtctgtgtgtgaatagGTATGGTATGGATATTGCAACCTTCTCCTTTTTTTAAATAGAACTCATGTATGAAAGGAAAAAGTGAATGAAAATAAACATAGGAAGAAATAATATTTGAAAGATATGACGGTGTCATGTTTTTGCGAGTCATGTTATAGGGGAGAAATAGTACATATGATGTAACTTCTTAAAAAATTAGTCGTCTATGGTATTGGCAACACATATCTTTTTTGAATCTATTAATaagaatttcattttttgaaatttattagtaatttttatatatattaaatcgGATTTGGAATAATTGTGCGACTATTTTGGAAATTGAAAAAGGTTTGAAAATAAGAGCACATTTAGGCATAAAAATATATTGGAGTAATTAATCGTTACTATCGATTCTATTCTTTGCGTAATACATATAGCTAGAAATTAGAGGTCTAATGAAAGTGATGTTACATTATTATATGATAAGATTAACGTAGGTCTCTTTGTTAATAATCAATCCCTGCCCTACCACATATGGCAATGTGTGTTAAATtatctaaattctgtcccacatcgacttggtgaagatctcatctaatctatataagtgtgtataactctcccccttatgaggccttttaaggggtgagtgatcaatttctaatatggtataaGAGCGGGTCCAAGTTGATGACGAattatatctctttatctcttctcttgccatggaagtccgatgtgtcatttcGGCCTACACGTGAGGAggcgtgttaaaattcataattcttgtcccacatgATCCGCGATCGTCTatttaaacaatttaaaatatAGATTTTTGTTATATACATTGACAAGGACGAAACAATATTTTTTTCCATGTTGACTAAAAACTAGTACTCCTATTTCGTAATTTTATTTAGATGTGTGGGTAATATTTCTCTTCCATTTTTATAATCTTATAGAAGATATATAGAGTGACCCAAATTTTAATTACTATTGATGATTATTTATCAAAATTACTAAATTAACTGATAAGATCAATAAACCTCAGTTTGGATCAATAAATATTAATCGCAACCATAATTAGACATTTATATATAATGGGTGTGATctgttgctaacttttcttaagttgctaccgtgctaactcatcaacgtagtgtattaaaaatgtcaatatgataatgatgaaatgtcaacataaacttaagttgatattttaatacattgtgttgacattaaataatttattaaaatatcaacacaaatatgtgttgacattttaatatgatcgtgttgatatttttaatacattatattgatgagttaacaagttagcaatttaaaaaattagcatccatatatatatatataataggtTCAACCCGTCTTACGCTGAGATGTACAacattttctatatttaattCAGAAATCAGGCATCGTGTCATAAATTAACTTTATGTGTACAAATGGAGTAGTTTTATAGGAAAGTTCTAATTTTAATCAATTAATCACTTTGTCTCTTTGAATTATGTTATATTTCATTTTGACATAGTACTATGACCATCTTTAATGATACactaaaatctaaaatgaggTAGACAATTAGCTCCAATGATACTCTAAAACTAATTCTATTTtggtttttgagaaaaaattaCCTACTTTTAGATTTACactaaaacaaaatcaaaaacttttttcaaattttgtaagtaaaaaatgcataatataaaGAATAATCTTTTAAGTTGAAGTTAGTATAAATGATCGGAGTAAAATCACATTCAATGTGATATTTACATTAAAATAGGTTTTAGTTTAATGTAAATATTTAGAAATGCTCTAAGCCAAGTATACACAAAAACACTTTAAATCTTAAATACTTACTACCTACATGCTTATCTCAAACCATCTGCAACCAACATAAAAACACTTACATCAAAATACACAGCTACCCttttattatttactagtactaccattttacttaatttatagtatattacactaactcattcaacccacattttattataaaactaataatagtatataaaaatggaaCTCTTATTTCACttactttttcaactcactttcttttacatttccTAAAACCCATGCCGAAATCAAAGTGGGCAATTAATggaggacggagagagtaatatcttatttatttattactattgttcttataaaattaaataggaGTACATAAAAAAAGCATGTCAGAGATGATTAGAATGGGATGGTAATCACGTGAAGAAACATGTTTCCAGTTTTCGGTCTATTCAGGAATCGAGGCAATTATATTATGACAGTCAATAACATGTTTATTACTTATATGTCGGGTATGTGtacatatattattaaatactaGTTATTGAATTGATTTCCTTTTGgattatagtattaatatttctgttatactaaaaaatattattaacgCAAGTAATTAATTTTGCTAAAACATAGTAATCAAAGCTTGATTTAATGTTTGTGATAATTTTCTTGAAGCTAAAAGGAGCAATGATACCAATAGCAATCTgtgaaataatataattatggTATATATATCGCATGAACAATTACTAATGTGATCTACAACGAGTGTATAACTATTGCTGGCTCTCACATTTTTAAAACGAGAACAATTCATAAATCACTTTTTTTCACACAAAATCTTACTCTCGCAACATCCCTTCCCTCTTATAGCTAATTATGTTTACAGTCATATAATCTCTTCAGTTAGAAAAAAGCTTAACAATGCTGCATAAAATATTGTAACGAACAAGAAATGTACCGATTTAAGTGAGaagaatatttaaattaaataaaaaaaatagagaatgaaaaaagaaaaataggaatGGTAAATAGGGTCGATTTTTACTAGTAAAAACGTCACATCCATGGGACCATAGCaacattgaataaaatattgttCTTACTGACCAAAAgagaatataattaaaatacatatattataaaaaaacatcttaatatatatatattagagcgttattctcctattcattccttagatcctttattcttcttaatatgggctgttagatctcattcatcaacggtccagatgatctgcattattacactataatggtgcattattagtcggtgtgcattattcaactgaaaatctgtattattactcaataatggtgcattattagtcgatgtgcattattcaactgaaaatctgcattattaaatgacacgtgacaccaatctaaccgtcagatgataaaatcgtggggctgagattaaaaagaacaaagaacaaaagatacaaaaaggaaatgaatacatctatatatatatatatcaaaaggAACATATAATTGATTTGTCACTTCTATTCTTCTTGTATCTTTATGAAAAAACGAATATAGTCAAAAGAAATTAGAAACATTTACTGGATATACTTTACAATAATGCTTTTATATATTACATGCATCTTACTTTTTATAAATAAGGAAATCAGATGTGATATGTTCGAATTGTAgagttaaaatttgaaattgatcAAATTAGTTATAGCTAAACTATGAGAGTATTAATCTTATATAcaattttttagtgaatttctTCATTTTTGTTAATGAGAAAAATTTTGTGGAATAATTTTATTCCTTATGTTTGAAAAAATATTAGAGCTCGTTTGCAACGTTAATGTTAAGATATACTTTTAAGATAAGCCATAAATATAATTAAGATAAAAAATAacagtatttattttatttgatgtttACGAAATATGATTAAAAATCAAAGGGTAGGTTATTATTGTGTATATTTAATTGGGCTGATTGCATAATCCCAGTCCAATCCTATTTGTATTTAGAAGCTATTCGATATGGATTAATGAGTCAATTTTCATATAGCTTAAAATAACCCAAAATCTTCAACTTTTTAAATATGTGTAATTAAATGACCGATTaatgaacccttcaacttataATATGAACCCATTGATAGTTTACATTATTACACAGATCACAGTAGTAATGAATGAGATATATAAGTAAGTTTGAATTTCAAGTTATTAAATTAAACTACATCgagaattaatatattaatcGAAATAGAGAGATAAATCATACACAGCTTTATACTCCCACCTCTTATTTTGTCAGCTTTTCCTTTTTCAGAAGTCTAACTTTGTCAGCATTACTTGACCAAAATAGCCACCGtgcaaaattatactcctacttcaaaataaagtttaaatactactccctgcgtcccaagttacttgagtcgtattccattttgggttgtcccaaattacttgagtcatt
It contains:
- the LOC121769741 gene encoding EPIDERMAL PATTERNING FACTOR-like protein 4, giving the protein MAVLRRRRRRRQLALYFATLALFALLSSASALGFTPPRQLTEVERRRLGGPGSWPPSCRSKCGRCTPCKAVHVPIQPGMSMPLEYYPEAWRCKCGNKLFMP